In a single window of the Montipora capricornis isolate CH-2021 chromosome 11, ASM3666992v2, whole genome shotgun sequence genome:
- the LOC138023717 gene encoding uncharacterized protein, whose product MALKSNIHCCVPLCTQRGRVGPKGEQIEFFKFPDEEEMKKRWIHAIRRDVGRFFRISGASKVCSLHFKLSDISKGLGGRMSLKTSAVPSIFAWKQTSPRKRPPPTERPYQQKRKDRPKSVPEKECFSVSSEPKILLSKTPEAVNDIPETGTNETITLGAASTSLDEMPSTEKDLFNNETLKQLRLLENKCADLEKAVSELEDKNEALQSNVFSLSRFTSDEAMLFYTGFPNYKVFLASFEYLDPGDNGENVRYWLSCDNEIPSEHYENPAQLGVKRGRPRSLKPQEEFFLTLCRLRQGFAETHLSHLFNVSQATISRIIISWINFMYLRFGVVNIWPSREAINTTMPEDFRKAYPSTRVIIDCTEVKCAMPSSLLLNSELFSTYKNHTTLKGLVGISPSGAITFISQLYTGSMSDREIVERSGILDLPFTEGDSVMADKGFTISDILPLGVSLNIPPFLGTSTQMPPEDVVRTQEIARLRIHVERAINKIKNFHIWDSVIPLNLFGVANQMWSVCAFLCNIQDPILTS is encoded by the coding sequence ATGGCGTTGAAGTCAAACATTCACTGCTGTGTACCATTGTGCACACAAAGAGGGCGTGTTGGACCAAAAGGGGAACAAATTGAATTCTTTAAGTTTCCAGACGAAGAGGAAATGAAAAAACGATGGATACATGCTATACGTAGAGATGTTGGTAGATTTTTTCGCATCTCCGGGGCATCGAAAGTGTGTTCGTTGCATTTCAAGCTCAGTGACATATCGAAGGGTCTTGGTGGACGAATGTCTCTGAAGACAAGTGCAGTTCCGTCGATATTTGCTTGGAAACAAACTTCACCACGAAAGCGGCCGCCCCCTACCGAAAGGCCTTATCAACAAAAGCGAAAAGACAGGCCGAAATCTGTCCCAGAAAAAGAGTGTTTTTCAGTGTCTTCGGAGCCTAAAATATTACTCAGCAAAACACCTGAAGCTGTAAACGATATTCCTGAAACAGGTACTAACGAAACCATTACCTTAGGAGCCGCCAGTACCAGCCTTGATGAAATGCCTTCCACTGAAAAAGATCTTTTTAATAATGAAACCCTCAAACAATTAAGGCTACTTGAAAACAAATGCGCAGATCTCGAAAAGGCAGTTTCAGAGTTAGAAGACAAAAATGAAGCACTTCAGTCAAATGTCTTCTCACTTAGTCGGTTTACCTCTGATGAGGCAATGTTATTTTATACAGGTTTTCCTAACTACAAAGTATTCCTGGCATCCTTTGAATATTTAGACCCGGGAGATAATGGAGAAAATGTCAGATACTGGTTGTCATGTGATAATGAGATACCCTCAGAACATTACGAGAATCCAGCGCAATTAGGTGTAAAGAGAGGTAGACCAAGATCACTCAAACCACAAGAAGAATTTTTTCTCACTTTGTGTCGCTTGAGACAGGGATTTGCAGAAACCCACCTTTCCCACCTGTTTAATGTTTCTCAGGCAACTATTAGTAGGATCATTATTAGTTGGATCAATTTTATGTATCTTCGATTTGGAGTGGTTAACATTTGGCCATCAAGAGAAGCCATTAACACAACAATGCCTGAAGACTTCAGGAAGGCATATCCCAGTACACGCGTTATTATTGACTGTACAGAAGTGAAGTGTGCAATGCCCAGTAGCTTGTTGCTGAATAGTGAGTTGTTCAGTACCTACAAGAATCATACTACACTAAAGGGGCTAGTGGGAATCTCTCCATCTGGTGCCATTACATTCATAAGCCAACTGTATACAGGTAGTATGTCAGACAGAGAAATTGTAGAAAGGTCAGGCATACTTGACCTGCCATTTACTGAAGGAGACTCTGTGATGGCAGATAAAGGTTTTACTATAAGTGACATCTTACCTTTAGGTGTGTCTTTGAACATTCCACCATTCCTGGGAACATCCACACAAATGCCCCCGGAAGATGTTGTAAGAACTCAGGAGATTGCACGACTGCGTATCCATGTTGAACGggcaattaataaaattaagaattttcatatatggGATAGCGTTATCCCACTGAATCTCTTTGGTGTTGCAAATCAAATGTGGTCTGTTTGTGCATTTCTCTGCAACATTCAAGACCCTATCTTAACAAGCTGA
- the LOC138023826 gene encoding uncharacterized protein, which yields MFIRPRKEICSAPVSRITFICCVFLFAFMVTTMLHFGTENFSLNYKRLYLKRPQGRGGVLLQPGFTHLKPLVDMFANLTQVTPNRRDCMFSTTEFSDLKQPETKQTIFLLIIVSTAPSRRDRREAIRQTWWTKCHGEVGCKFFTDGIQIPKENKEKLSNEKQIYKDIEFQPVIGGRSFGLRYLYQMMWAAVKYNFTYFLRLDDDYFVCLERLKYELRHRPTRMLSWGWFHCTFKDLIYVDEAWTLFTHDVIMRFLSQDPQRILCHPHADQQIPIWINSVFNKDDHLTHFDDRRLHHYPPARRVKMFETLTNVCDSFLGIHGSTPELIHRFWNYSNDRAKEVTVLTDISQTCNKPFVFDISRMVKSYKFVLRPCVKNPQWTPGEVMWTGVDFGTKKGSLPCP from the exons ATGTTTATACGTCCCAGAAAGGAAATATGCTCAGCTCCAGTGAGTCGCATTACTTTTATCTGTTGTGTGTTTCTCTTTGCTTTCATGGTTACTACGATGTTGCATTTTGGCACCGAGAACTTTTCTTTGAACTACAAGAGGTTATACCTCAAAAGACCGCAAGGACGAGGTGGCGTCCTGCTACAACCAGGATTCACACACCTTAAACCACTTGTGGACATGTTCGCTAACTTGACGCAGGTAACACCCAATAGAAGGGATTGCATGTTTTCAACAACGGAATTCAGCGATTTGAAACAGCCCGAGACGAAACAAACCATCTTCCTTCTTATTATTGTATCTACGGCGCCTTCAAGACGAGACAGGAGAGAAGCAATAAGGCAGACATGGTGGACGAAATGTCATGGAGAG GTGGGGTGCAAGTTTTTCACTGACGGCATTCAAATACCCAAAGAGAATAAAGAGAAACTTTCCAATGAAAAACAGATTTACAAAGACATCGAATTTCAACCGGTTATTGGCGGCCGAAGTTTTGGCCTTCGATATCTCTACCAAATGATGTGGGCTGCGGTCAAGTATAATTTCACGTATTTCCTCCGTCTTGACGATGACTATTTCGTGTGCCTTGAGAGGCTCAAATATGAGTTACGCCACAGGCCCACCAGGATGTTAAGCTGGGGCTGGTTTCACTGTACCTTTAAAGATCTCATTTACGTGGACGAGGCTTGGACGTTATTTACTCATGACGTCATTATGCGCTTTTTGTCGCAAGACCCTCAGCGAATCCTTTGTCATCCACACGCGGATCAGCAAATTCCTATTTGGATTAACAgtgtctttaataaagacgaCCATTTAACTCATTTTGACGATCGAAGGCTTCATCATTATCCGCCAGCGAGGAGGGTGAAGATGTTTGAAACCTTGACAAACGTATGCGACTCCTTCCTGGGTATTCATGGCAGCACGCCAGAATTAATACACAGATTTTGGAATTACAGTAACGACCGCGCGAAGGAAGTCACAGTGTTAACGGATATTTCACAAACATGTAATAAGCCTTTTGTATTTGACATATCTAGAATGGTTAAATCCTATAAATTTGTACTCAGACCCTGTGTAAAAAATCCACAATGGACCCCAGGAGAAGTGATGTGGACAGGGGTCGATTTTGGAACCAAGAAAGGATCTCTTCCATGCCCTTAA